In Bacillus sp. NP247, one DNA window encodes the following:
- a CDS encoding FtsX-like permease family protein, whose amino-acid sequence MLFKLSMSGLKSKLKDYIVLLVGLVMSISIFYMFQTLALNKAFIESNSVIKSIGFVFQAGSFLLAIITFFYILYANSFLLSLRQKEFGMYMMLGAKKHKVTLLMFIETVVLGAASLAIGLTVGVGLAEGIGQLLMKQLEFAGEGYKAFYLPSMTVTCIFFFALFVLSAIMNSIKLSRISVLQLVHADAQTERVAVKGKMTGLVAFLAVILLGIGYASMIYMDKLREMGILIALITTTAGTYMLFGSLLPVIIKKLKSNKKRSEKGLNAFTFAQLNFRINSLTKVLATVAMLVALGAGAISGGMAFKNNVIKMVDGLVIYDSVVHNPTAEEKKILDGIPFKEKNEYRYKVDDKYVYYVKEDLENNRPLVKDMANMESMKDLVNTKKVSEELPVGAVSREMNEKDAKAKELPGEWVDAFSTIQPYYIYEDHAIKIVDQKMYDGINGKEGIAFIGKTDDFLTYTKEWKKLDELQLDKYKNVTAERMNSKYQSYDMFYGVASGTVFMGFFLGIAFLAMMASCLMFKILSGASKDITRYQMLRKIGVRRELLTKSIYKELFLVFLFPAIVGIAHVLVGMNIFGFILVDPYFRIWVPIVIFVVIYAIYYFITVQLYKGIVLPKED is encoded by the coding sequence ATGTTATTCAAACTTTCCATGTCAGGGCTAAAAAGTAAGCTGAAAGATTATATCGTCTTACTTGTCGGTCTTGTCATGTCGATTTCAATTTTTTATATGTTCCAAACGTTAGCGCTGAATAAAGCATTTATTGAATCTAATTCAGTGATTAAGTCTATCGGATTTGTATTCCAAGCAGGTTCATTTTTATTAGCAATAATAACCTTCTTCTATATTTTATATGCGAACTCTTTCTTATTATCTCTTCGTCAAAAAGAGTTTGGTATGTATATGATGTTAGGAGCAAAAAAGCATAAAGTTACATTACTTATGTTTATTGAAACAGTCGTATTAGGTGCTGCGTCTCTTGCGATTGGACTTACAGTTGGTGTAGGACTTGCAGAAGGTATCGGTCAGTTATTAATGAAACAACTCGAATTTGCGGGTGAAGGCTATAAAGCATTTTATCTGCCATCTATGACTGTTACTTGCATCTTCTTCTTTGCACTATTTGTATTATCAGCAATTATGAACAGTATTAAGTTATCACGCATTTCTGTATTACAACTTGTACATGCAGATGCACAAACAGAACGTGTTGCAGTAAAAGGAAAAATGACAGGTTTAGTTGCATTCCTTGCGGTTATTTTATTAGGCATTGGCTATGCATCAATGATTTATATGGACAAACTAAGAGAAATGGGAATCCTTATTGCATTAATTACAACAACAGCTGGTACTTACATGCTATTTGGATCGCTTCTTCCGGTTATTATTAAAAAGTTAAAAAGTAATAAAAAACGAAGCGAAAAAGGGCTTAACGCTTTTACTTTTGCACAATTAAACTTCCGTATTAATAGTTTAACGAAAGTGCTTGCGACAGTAGCAATGTTAGTTGCTCTTGGAGCTGGTGCAATTTCAGGTGGTATGGCGTTTAAAAATAACGTTATAAAAATGGTCGATGGTTTAGTAATATATGATTCAGTTGTTCATAATCCTACAGCTGAAGAAAAGAAAATTTTAGATGGTATTCCATTTAAAGAGAAAAATGAATATCGTTACAAAGTTGACGATAAATACGTTTACTATGTAAAAGAAGATTTAGAGAACAATCGTCCTTTAGTAAAAGATATGGCAAATATGGAATCGATGAAGGATTTAGTAAATACGAAAAAAGTTTCAGAGGAACTACCAGTAGGTGCAGTTTCTAGAGAAATGAATGAAAAAGATGCGAAAGCTAAAGAACTTCCAGGAGAATGGGTTGATGCTTTTAGTACAATCCAGCCATATTATATATACGAAGATCATGCAATTAAAATTGTAGATCAAAAAATGTACGATGGGATAAATGGTAAAGAAGGTATAGCATTTATCGGAAAAACAGATGATTTCTTAACATATACAAAAGAATGGAAAAAACTTGACGAGTTGCAACTAGATAAATATAAAAATGTAACAGCTGAAAGAATGAACAGTAAATATCAATCTTATGATATGTTTTACGGCGTTGCGAGTGGAACAGTATTTATGGGCTTCTTCCTTGGAATTGCTTTCTTAGCGATGATGGCAAGTTGCTTAATGTTTAAAATTCTGTCTGGTGCATCAAAAGATATTACGCGTTATCAAATGCTTCGTAAAATCGGTGTGCGCCGTGAATTATTAACAAAATCTATTTATAAAGAGTTATTCTTAGTATTCCTATTCCCGGCAATTGTGGGTATTGCTCACGTATTAGTTGGTATGAATATTTTCGGTTTCATTTTAGTTGATCCGTATTTCCGTATTTGGGTACCGATTGTAATTTTCGTAGTCATTTATGCGATTTACTACTTCATTACAGTTCAATTATATAAAGGAATTGTTCTTCCAAAAGAGGACTAA
- a CDS encoding cation:proton antiporter regulatory subunit has protein sequence MNIRESELPGIGCKFEVITKGNEKMVIVIHDDGRREMYHFDADHDESISSISLRDSEARQIAAILGGMVYRPQALDTIEMAFEGLSIEWFKIENNAPVVQKTIGSLSVRKTYNVTIIAILKKNMKKFFNPGPDSIIEAGDMLVLSGERHEVKRIINELLSAGGDS, from the coding sequence ATGAACATTAGAGAGAGTGAACTACCAGGCATTGGATGTAAATTTGAAGTGATAACAAAAGGTAATGAAAAAATGGTTATTGTTATTCACGATGATGGAAGAAGGGAAATGTATCATTTTGATGCCGATCATGATGAGAGTATTTCAAGCATTTCTCTTCGCGATTCTGAAGCGAGGCAAATTGCGGCTATATTAGGCGGGATGGTCTATAGGCCACAAGCGTTAGACACGATTGAGATGGCTTTTGAAGGATTATCAATTGAGTGGTTTAAAATAGAAAATAACGCACCAGTGGTTCAGAAAACAATTGGTAGTTTAAGTGTTAGAAAAACATATAACGTAACAATCATTGCTATTTTGAAAAAGAATATGAAGAAATTTTTCAATCCAGGTCCAGATTCTATCATTGAAGCTGGCGATATGCTCGTATTATCGGGTGAAAGACATGAAGTGAAGAGAATTATTAATGAGTTGCTTTCAGCGGGAGGTGACTCATAA
- a CDS encoding cation:proton antiporter, which translates to MDTLVFEVGTALVLVAFAAILAAKLKFSIIPFLIILGMLVGPHAPDLGLIDLRFIESGEVISFLGRVGVIFLLFYLGLEFSIKKLIKSGKSIAFGGSVHISLNFILGLLYGYIMGFPLLETLIIAGIITISSSAIVAKVIVDLRRSGNKETELILGIIMFDDIFLAVYLSVVSGLVLGGATSFVGALTSVLIAVGYMLLFFIIARKATPFLNKVLDISSNEIFIIVIFAILFFVAGFSETIHVAEAIGALLLGLVFSETEHSDRIEHLVVPFRDFFGAIFFFSFGLSIDPFSLGGAVWLALGAVFITLIGNFIAGMAAGRKAGLSHKASTNIGLTLVSRGEFSIIVANIGIAGGLMATIKPFSALYVLILASLGPLLTKESGRIYSLLDKIFKWSAKERAKSKKEVG; encoded by the coding sequence ATGGATACTTTAGTCTTTGAAGTTGGAACTGCGTTAGTATTAGTAGCTTTTGCAGCAATCCTCGCTGCAAAGTTAAAGTTCTCGATTATTCCGTTTCTCATTATACTCGGTATGCTAGTGGGGCCTCATGCCCCAGATTTAGGGCTTATCGATTTAAGGTTTATTGAAAGCGGAGAAGTTATTTCCTTCCTCGGCCGTGTTGGCGTCATATTCCTCCTATTCTATTTAGGTTTAGAATTCTCAATAAAGAAATTAATTAAATCAGGAAAGTCGATTGCTTTTGGGGGAAGTGTTCATATATCGCTTAATTTCATATTAGGTTTGCTTTATGGATATATAATGGGTTTCCCCTTATTAGAAACATTAATTATTGCAGGGATCATAACAATTTCCTCGAGTGCAATTGTTGCAAAAGTAATTGTTGATTTAAGAAGATCTGGTAATAAAGAGACTGAGCTAATTTTAGGAATCATTATGTTTGATGATATCTTTTTAGCTGTATATTTGTCAGTTGTTTCAGGATTAGTACTCGGAGGTGCAACGTCATTTGTAGGTGCTCTTACATCTGTTTTAATCGCAGTAGGGTATATGTTACTATTCTTTATAATCGCTCGAAAAGCTACGCCGTTCCTAAATAAAGTATTAGATATTTCGTCTAATGAAATTTTTATTATCGTGATATTCGCTATTTTATTCTTTGTGGCTGGTTTTTCAGAAACGATTCATGTTGCTGAGGCGATTGGGGCTTTATTGTTAGGACTCGTCTTTTCAGAAACAGAGCATAGTGATCGAATCGAGCATCTCGTCGTCCCGTTTCGTGATTTCTTTGGAGCTATATTTTTCTTCAGCTTCGGTTTAAGTATAGATCCGTTTTCGCTTGGAGGAGCAGTATGGTTGGCATTAGGAGCAGTTTTCATTACTCTCATCGGTAATTTTATCGCTGGAATGGCTGCGGGACGTAAAGCAGGGTTATCACATAAGGCATCTACGAATATCGGATTAACGCTTGTATCACGAGGTGAATTCTCCATTATTGTCGCGAATATTGGAATTGCGGGCGGCTTAATGGCAACGATTAAACCATTCTCAGCTCTATACGTTTTAATATTGGCATCGTTAGGTCCTTTATTAACGAAGGAGTCTGGGAGAATATATTCCTTACTAGACAAAATATTTAAATGGAGTGCTAAAGAACGTGCAAAAAGTAAAAAGGAAGTCGGGTAA
- a CDS encoding tyrosine-type recombinase/integrase: MEVVEALKNISQIEAMKKYLKEHSQRDYLLFVIGINTGLKITELLSIKFEDVLNEDGTVKEFYSLPVKDEKFKQDIYLNTKIKEALLEYVQSIDVKRENYVFQSNKTTNSITRQQAYRVIHNAAEAVGILGKIGTNSMRKTFGFHAYKRGIAIALLQKHFHHATPSETLKYLGISKDEKFKTEIDVDL, from the coding sequence ATGGAAGTTGTAGAGGCATTAAAAAATATAAGCCAAATTGAGGCTATGAAAAAATATTTAAAAGAGCATTCACAGCGAGATTATCTTTTATTTGTTATTGGAATTAACACAGGTTTAAAAATTACTGAACTACTGAGTATTAAATTTGAAGATGTATTAAATGAAGATGGAACCGTTAAAGAGTTTTATTCTCTTCCTGTGAAAGATGAAAAGTTTAAACAAGATATTTATTTAAATACAAAAATAAAAGAAGCGCTTTTAGAGTACGTACAATCTATTGACGTTAAAAGAGAAAACTACGTATTTCAATCTAATAAAACGACAAATTCAATTACGCGTCAACAAGCTTATCGTGTGATTCATAACGCTGCGGAAGCAGTTGGAATTCTTGGAAAGATTGGAACGAACTCAATGAGAAAAACATTTGGGTTTCACGCGTACAAAAGAGGAATAGCGATTGCGCTGTTGCAAAAACATTTTCATCACGCGACCCCATCAGAAACGCTCAAGTATTTAGGGATATCAAAAGATGAAAAGTTTAAAACAGAGATTGATGTAGATTTGTAA
- the leuS gene encoding leucine--tRNA ligase — MSFNHQEIEKKWQGHWEENKTFRTPDETEKPKFYALDMFPYPSGAGLHVGHPEGYTATDILSRMKRMQGYNVLHPMGWDAFGLPAEQYALDTGNSPAEFTELNINTFRNQIKALGFSYDWDREVNTTDPTYYKWTQWIFLKLFEKGLAYVDEVPVNWCPALGTVLANEEIIDGKSERGGHPVERRPMRQWMLKITAYGDRLLEDLDELDWPESLKDMQRNWIGRSEGAEVHFNIDGTDEKFTVFTTRPDTLFGATYCVLAPEHALVAEITTAEQKEAVEAYINSVKMKSDLERTELAKEKTGVFTGAYAVNPVNGEKLPIWIADYVLATYGTGAVMAVPAHDERDYEFASVFNLPMKEVVKGGDITKEVYTGDGAHVNSAFLDGLNKEEAIVKMIEWLEVTSAGNQKVTYRLRDWLFSRQRYWGEPIPVIHWEDGTMTAVKEEELPLVLPKTENIRPSGTGESPLANIEEWVNVVDPETGKKGRRETNTMPQWAGSCWYYLRYIDPNNNEALVDPEKVKQWLPVDIYIGGAEHAVLHLLYARFWHKVLYDIGVVPTKEPFQQLFNQGMILGENNEKMSKSKGNVVNPDDIVASHGADTLRLYEMFMGPLDASIAWSENGLDGARRFLDRVWRLFIQDNGELSEKITDAPNKELEKAYHQTVKKVTEDYAELRFNTAISQMMVFINDAYKAETLPKEYVEGFVKMIAPVAPHIGEELWSKLGYNETITYASWPTFDESKLVEDEVEIVVQIMGKVRAKLTMSKDASKEEMEQLALEEIKEQIEGKTVRKVIVVPGKLVNVVAN; from the coding sequence ATGAGCTTTAATCATCAAGAAATTGAGAAGAAGTGGCAAGGTCATTGGGAGGAGAATAAAACATTCCGTACGCCAGATGAGACGGAAAAACCAAAATTTTATGCACTAGATATGTTCCCATATCCATCAGGTGCAGGCTTACACGTAGGGCATCCAGAAGGATATACAGCGACAGATATTTTATCTCGTATGAAGCGTATGCAAGGGTATAACGTTCTTCATCCAATGGGATGGGATGCATTCGGTCTTCCAGCAGAGCAATATGCACTTGATACTGGAAACAGCCCAGCAGAATTTACAGAGCTTAATATTAATACGTTCCGTAATCAAATTAAAGCATTAGGTTTCTCTTACGATTGGGATCGTGAAGTAAATACAACAGATCCAACCTACTACAAGTGGACACAATGGATCTTCCTAAAACTATTTGAAAAAGGTTTAGCTTACGTTGATGAAGTACCTGTAAACTGGTGCCCAGCACTTGGTACAGTACTTGCGAATGAAGAAATAATTGACGGTAAGAGTGAGCGTGGTGGACATCCAGTTGAGCGTCGTCCGATGAGACAGTGGATGTTAAAAATTACAGCTTACGGAGATCGTCTATTAGAAGATCTAGATGAGCTTGATTGGCCAGAAAGCTTAAAAGACATGCAACGTAACTGGATCGGTCGTTCTGAAGGTGCAGAAGTACACTTCAACATCGATGGTACAGATGAGAAATTCACAGTTTTCACAACGCGTCCTGATACACTATTTGGTGCAACATACTGTGTACTTGCTCCAGAGCATGCGCTTGTTGCTGAAATTACAACTGCAGAACAAAAAGAAGCTGTAGAAGCTTACATTAATTCTGTAAAAATGAAGAGTGATCTAGAGCGTACAGAACTTGCGAAAGAGAAAACTGGTGTATTCACTGGTGCTTACGCAGTTAACCCAGTAAATGGTGAGAAATTACCAATCTGGATCGCTGATTATGTTCTTGCAACTTATGGAACAGGTGCTGTAATGGCAGTTCCAGCTCACGATGAGCGTGACTATGAATTCGCATCAGTATTCAATCTTCCAATGAAGGAAGTTGTAAAAGGCGGAGACATTACGAAAGAAGTGTACACAGGTGATGGTGCACACGTAAACTCAGCATTCCTTGATGGATTAAATAAAGAAGAAGCAATTGTGAAAATGATTGAATGGCTTGAAGTAACAAGTGCAGGAAATCAAAAAGTAACGTACCGTCTACGTGACTGGTTATTTAGCCGTCAACGTTACTGGGGTGAGCCAATTCCAGTAATCCATTGGGAAGATGGCACAATGACAGCTGTGAAAGAAGAAGAATTACCATTAGTTCTTCCGAAAACAGAAAACATCCGTCCTTCAGGTACAGGTGAATCACCACTTGCAAATATTGAAGAGTGGGTAAATGTTGTTGATCCTGAAACTGGTAAAAAAGGTCGTCGTGAAACAAATACAATGCCACAATGGGCTGGTAGTTGCTGGTACTACCTACGCTACATCGATCCAAACAATAACGAAGCACTTGTAGATCCTGAAAAAGTAAAACAATGGCTTCCAGTTGATATTTATATCGGCGGAGCAGAGCACGCTGTACTTCACTTACTGTATGCTCGTTTCTGGCATAAAGTATTATATGATATCGGTGTAGTTCCAACGAAAGAACCGTTCCAACAATTGTTCAACCAAGGTATGATCTTAGGTGAAAATAACGAGAAAATGAGTAAATCAAAAGGTAACGTTGTAAATCCTGATGATATTGTAGCAAGCCACGGTGCAGATACACTTCGTCTATACGAAATGTTCATGGGACCATTAGATGCTTCAATCGCTTGGTCTGAAAATGGTCTTGACGGAGCTCGTCGTTTCCTAGACCGTGTATGGCGCCTATTCATTCAAGATAATGGTGAATTAAGTGAGAAAATCACTGATGCACCAAATAAAGAGCTTGAAAAAGCTTACCACCAAACAGTGAAGAAAGTAACAGAAGACTATGCAGAGCTTCGCTTCAACACAGCGATTTCTCAAATGATGGTATTCATCAACGATGCATACAAAGCTGAGACACTTCCGAAAGAATATGTAGAAGGTTTCGTGAAAATGATTGCACCAGTTGCACCTCATATCGGGGAAGAACTTTGGAGCAAGCTTGGATACAATGAAACAATCACATATGCAAGCTGGCCAACATTTGATGAGTCTAAACTTGTAGAAGATGAAGTTGAAATCGTTGTTCAAATCATGGGCAAAGTTCGTGCAAAATTAACAATGAGTAAAGACGCATCAAAAGAAGAAATGGAACAACTTGCACTTGAGGAAATCAAAGAACAAATTGAAGGAAAAACAGTTCGTAAAGTAATTGTCGTTCCTGGTAAACTTGTTAACGTTGTTGCAAACTAA
- a CDS encoding haloacid dehalogenase translates to MTNEKGLDKGYELVAKMHEEFGHPVTSTPTKLTEERAKIRASFMQEELEEFLEATTVEDQYDALIDLIYFAFGTFAEMGVRPDKGFEIVNNANMAKLFPDGKPRFREGDGKIMKPEGWQAPEPQLRAEIERQRQEAEKNC, encoded by the coding sequence ATGACAAACGAAAAAGGTTTAGATAAAGGATACGAACTTGTTGCAAAAATGCATGAAGAATTCGGACATCCTGTGACAAGTACTCCAACAAAACTAACAGAAGAGCGTGCAAAAATTCGTGCTAGCTTTATGCAAGAAGAGCTAGAAGAATTTCTAGAAGCCACAACTGTTGAAGATCAATATGATGCACTTATTGACCTTATTTACTTTGCATTCGGAACGTTTGCAGAAATGGGCGTACGTCCAGATAAAGGATTCGAAATTGTAAACAATGCTAACATGGCAAAACTATTCCCTGATGGAAAGCCTCGATTCCGCGAGGGCGACGGCAAAATTATGAAACCAGAAGGATGGCAAGCACCGGAACCACAACTTCGTGCGGAAATTGAACGCCAACGTCAAGAGGCGGAAAAAAACTGCTAG
- a CDS encoding GNAT family N-acetyltransferase has translation MENVAKASIDDLDSILHIDVAVIGDDSRRNYIKHAIDEGNCIIAKEDNSISGFLTYDTNFFGSTFLSLIIVSPTKRRQGHASSLISYMLRHFPTQKIFSSTNESNTNMQKVFKANGFMRSGMIENLDEGDPEIIFHIKKLRA, from the coding sequence TTGGAGAACGTAGCAAAAGCTTCAATTGATGATTTAGATTCAATCTTACATATAGATGTCGCTGTAATCGGAGACGATAGTAGACGAAATTATATTAAACATGCTATCGATGAAGGAAACTGCATAATTGCAAAAGAGGACAATTCCATTTCTGGTTTTCTAACATACGATACAAATTTCTTTGGTTCTACTTTCCTCTCATTAATCATTGTTTCGCCAACGAAAAGAAGACAAGGTCATGCAAGCTCATTAATCTCATATATGTTAAGGCATTTTCCTACTCAAAAAATATTTTCTTCAACGAACGAATCGAATACAAATATGCAAAAAGTTTTTAAAGCGAATGGATTTATGCGTAGTGGAATGATCGAAAACTTAGATGAAGGTGATCCTGAGATTATTTTTCACATAAAAAAGCTCAGAGCATAA
- a CDS encoding VrrB protein — translation MKGMDNNAPHSFFGGGSDSYGQMMFMGGDGQHGYGGIPSWMGGDGQHGYGGIPSWMGGAAGGFPTSVAGAQTGIPTLVGGAQGGVPVGMPTTFPSFVGGAQGGVPVGMPTTFPSVVGGVQTGFPVTTGVGVVAGVGGVPQGVHGHHVHHGHHQHHGHQQHHGHHMHHGHHQHHGHHQQHHGHQQQVHHQGHHQIHPQAVLYQTHQTHHGHHGQHHHHGQHHHHGQHHHHGQQHHHGQHHHQGHHQQQVHHQGHHQIHPQAVLYQTHQGQHHHQGQHHHQGQHHHQGQHHHQGQHHHQGQHHHQGQHQHQGQQQHQGQQQYQQYQQQQQPWAGGIGAGTAAGAAAGTAGAAGHAGHVGH, via the coding sequence ATGAAAGGGATGGACAATAATGCACCACATAGTTTCTTCGGAGGTGGATCGGATAGTTATGGACAAATGATGTTCATGGGCGGAGATGGTCAACACGGATATGGCGGAATCCCAAGTTGGATGGGAGGAGATGGTCAACACGGATATGGTGGAATCCCAAGTTGGATGGGAGGAGCAGCTGGAGGATTTCCGACGTCAGTGGCTGGAGCACAGACAGGAATTCCGACATTGGTAGGAGGAGCACAAGGAGGAGTGCCTGTAGGCATGCCAACTACATTTCCATCTTTCGTAGGAGGAGCACAAGGAGGAGTACCTGTAGGTATGCCAACTACATTTCCATCTGTTGTGGGAGGCGTACAAACAGGATTTCCTGTAACAACTGGCGTCGGTGTTGTAGCTGGTGTCGGCGGCGTTCCTCAAGGTGTTCACGGTCATCATGTGCACCACGGTCATCATCAACATCATGGCCATCAACAGCATCACGGTCATCATATGCACCACGGTCATCATCAACATCATGGCCATCATCAACAGCACCATGGTCATCAACAACAAGTACATCACCAAGGCCACCACCAAATTCATCCGCAGGCTGTTCTTTATCAAACTCATCAAACTCATCATGGTCACCACGGTCAACATCATCACCACGGTCAACATCATCACCACGGTCAACATCATCACCACGGTCAACAGCACCACCACGGTCAACATCATCACCAAGGCCACCATCAGCAACAAGTACATCACCAAGGTCATCATCAAATTCACCCGCAGGCTGTCCTTTATCAAACTCATCAAGGTCAACACCATCACCAAGGCCAACATCATCACCAGGGTCAACATCATCACCAGGGTCAACATCATCACCAAGGTCAACACCATCACCAAGGTCAACACCATCACCAAGGCCAACACCAACATCAAGGTCAACAACAACATCAAGGTCAACAACAATACCAACAGTATCAGCAGCAACAACAGCCTTGGGCAGGTGGAATTGGAGCAGGAACGGCAGCAGGAGCAGCAGCTGGTACTGCAGGAGCAGCTGGACACGCGGGACACGTGGGTCATTAA
- a CDS encoding MFS transporter, with protein sequence MPRKVWLLVAGMIINVTGASFLWPFNTIYLHDSLGKSLSVAGMVLMINSLTGVIGNLLGGVLFDKWGGYKSILVGIVITLVSILGLVFFHGWPLYVVWLALIGFGSGMVFPSMYAMVGTVWPEGGRRAFNAMYVGQNVGIAIGTACGGLVASYRFDYIFLANFILYFVFFLIAFIGFRGMEDKKESGVQKEIETKKGWTLTPGFKALLIVCVAYALCWVTYVQWQGAIATHMQELNISLRHYSLLWTINGAMIVCAQPLVSMLIRWMKRSLKQQIMIGIIIFAASFIVLSQAQQFTMFLVAMVTLTIGELFVWPAIPTIANILAPKDKLGFYQGVVNSAATVGKMFGPVVGGAIVDLYNMEVLFIAIMVMLVVALIATSIYDRRVKVEETVEEKIAV encoded by the coding sequence ATGCCAAGGAAAGTATGGCTATTAGTAGCTGGGATGATTATTAATGTCACGGGTGCTTCTTTTTTATGGCCTTTTAATACAATTTACTTACATGATAGTTTAGGGAAATCTTTATCAGTAGCCGGAATGGTATTAATGATCAACTCGCTTACTGGTGTAATCGGAAACTTGCTCGGCGGTGTTTTATTTGATAAATGGGGCGGTTATAAATCAATTTTAGTAGGGATTGTCATTACACTCGTATCAATTTTAGGTCTTGTGTTCTTCCACGGATGGCCGTTATATGTTGTGTGGCTAGCATTAATCGGCTTCGGTTCTGGAATGGTCTTCCCATCGATGTATGCGATGGTTGGTACGGTTTGGCCAGAAGGCGGAAGACGAGCGTTTAATGCGATGTATGTTGGACAAAACGTCGGTATTGCAATTGGAACGGCATGTGGTGGTTTAGTTGCATCGTATCGTTTTGATTATATTTTCTTAGCGAACTTTATTTTATACTTTGTTTTCTTCTTAATTGCTTTTATTGGATTCCGTGGTATGGAAGATAAAAAAGAGTCAGGAGTGCAAAAGGAAATCGAAACGAAAAAAGGGTGGACGCTTACACCTGGATTCAAAGCACTTCTTATTGTGTGTGTAGCATATGCTTTATGCTGGGTTACATACGTACAGTGGCAAGGTGCAATTGCAACGCATATGCAAGAATTAAATATTAGCCTTCGTCACTATAGTTTATTATGGACGATAAACGGAGCGATGATTGTTTGTGCGCAGCCGCTCGTTAGTATGCTAATTCGCTGGATGAAGCGTTCTTTAAAGCAACAAATTATGATTGGAATTATCATTTTTGCGGCGTCGTTTATTGTTTTAAGTCAAGCGCAGCAATTTACGATGTTTCTCGTTGCGATGGTGACATTAACAATTGGTGAATTATTCGTATGGCCGGCAATTCCGACCATTGCAAATATACTTGCGCCGAAAGATAAGTTAGGATTTTATCAAGGCGTTGTAAATAGCGCAGCGACTGTAGGGAAAATGTTCGGACCGGTCGTTGGCGGAGCGATTGTTGACTTATACAATATGGAAGTATTGTTTATTGCGATCATGGTAATGCTTGTAGTAGCACTTATTGCAACGAGTATTTATGATAGACGAGTAAAAGTAGAAGAAACAGTTGAAGAAAAAATTGCAGTTTAG
- a CDS encoding Ger(x)C family spore germination protein, translated as MEKIKRKLILLSCISIFSLTGCLQKNIIDDVNLIQGTVFDTAKDNKVKVTFVCPIQKKGNKVQVFEGVGNAVKQVKADTSLESSQPFASGQMRVALFTTRIAKKGLSTSFDTLIRDVNIGNSMYVGLLEGTGMDLLKGKYTTSSNVAIYIKKMLDHNMQTGPLPTDNLHLGAYRYYREGQDSYLPILKKDKDKIKITGIGLLKGDKYIGKINYHDMFAFKGLLEKHRLDSHEFKANSGYTIINNIRSVPTYQVNIENGKPSFFIHVKLEARIQELSKQFNLDNKKNTQKIEKSVEKQLDATANKLIKQFKSLNVDPLGLGARYKEHYRSFKLEEWRKMYKDVPIKVKYTVNITNSGVIE; from the coding sequence ATGGAAAAAATCAAAAGAAAATTAATTCTTCTTTCTTGTATTAGCATCTTCAGTCTAACTGGTTGCTTACAAAAAAATATTATCGATGATGTCAACCTAATTCAAGGGACTGTTTTTGATACAGCAAAAGATAATAAAGTAAAAGTCACATTCGTTTGTCCTATACAGAAAAAAGGTAATAAAGTTCAAGTCTTTGAAGGAGTAGGAAACGCAGTAAAACAAGTAAAAGCAGACACATCTTTAGAGTCTTCTCAACCATTTGCCAGCGGACAAATGCGTGTTGCTCTATTTACTACAAGAATTGCTAAAAAAGGATTATCTACTTCCTTTGACACATTAATTCGAGATGTGAACATCGGGAACTCAATGTATGTCGGTCTATTAGAAGGAACTGGGATGGACTTACTAAAAGGTAAATATACAACATCATCTAACGTTGCCATTTATATAAAGAAAATGTTAGACCATAATATGCAAACAGGCCCTTTACCTACTGACAATCTACATCTAGGAGCCTATCGATATTATCGTGAAGGCCAAGATTCCTATTTACCAATTCTCAAAAAAGATAAAGATAAAATAAAAATTACTGGCATCGGCCTTTTAAAAGGAGATAAATATATTGGCAAAATTAATTATCATGATATGTTTGCCTTTAAAGGCTTATTGGAAAAACACCGATTAGATTCACATGAATTTAAAGCAAACTCTGGATACACAATCATTAATAACATTCGATCCGTCCCAACTTACCAAGTAAATATAGAAAACGGGAAACCATCATTTTTCATACACGTCAAACTAGAAGCGCGTATTCAAGAACTATCTAAACAGTTCAACTTAGACAATAAAAAGAATACACAAAAAATAGAAAAATCGGTTGAAAAACAATTAGATGCAACAGCTAACAAACTAATTAAACAGTTTAAATCTTTAAATGTGGATCCGCTCGGCCTTGGTGCAAGATATAAAGAACATTATCGCTCATTCAAATTAGAAGAGTGGCGAAAAATGTATAAAGATGTTCCAATTAAAGTGAAATACACTGTCAACATTACAAATTCTGGTGTAATTGAATGA